A genome region from Christensenella minuta includes the following:
- the acpS gene encoding holo-ACP synthase — translation MIIGVGIDSLRIARMENAVKREAFLNRVFTENERRYLNGKKLAAQSAAGMFCAKEAVLKALSLGIIDAKLTDIEILHKTNGAPYAVLHGSLKMEASLHISITHTEETASAVAILEEEGQAK, via the coding sequence ATGATTATCGGCGTAGGAATCGACAGCCTCCGCATTGCGCGCATGGAAAATGCGGTGAAGCGGGAGGCTTTTTTGAATCGGGTGTTTACCGAAAACGAAAGGCGCTACCTGAACGGGAAAAAACTTGCGGCCCAAAGCGCGGCGGGCATGTTCTGCGCCAAGGAAGCGGTGCTTAAGGCGTTATCGCTCGGAATCATAGATGCAAAGCTTACGGATATCGAAATTTTACATAAGACGAACGGTGCGCCGTATGCCGTGCTGCATGGATCGCTCAAGATGGAAGCGTCCCTGCATATCAGTATAACGCATACGGAAGAAACGGCCAGCGCAGTCGCCATACTTGAAGAGGAGGGACAGGCAAAATGA
- a CDS encoding biotin--[acetyl-CoA-carboxylase] ligase yields the protein MRKEILKLLFTADDFLSGEQISGTLGISRAAVWKHIKALKEEGGKIEAHTKRGYRLAALPDLLKPEYIGFYARRASDIVWLREVDSTNEYAKRMAREGAPHGRIYIAELQTRGKGRLNRGWVSCPGDAVQMSMLLRPDFEPPKAPAVTFAAALGVTSAVRRVCGIDAKIKWPNDVVYGGKKLCGILTEMSSDMDRVEYIVCGMGLNVNQQEFPGEVAEKAVSVRIATGEEQDRVRLAAAMADDVLAYCERYISGGIDTIFDEYCANSVIIGKEIKVLSGNETVTGVCRGFSKQGELLLDIDGETQSFMAGEVSVRGMEQYI from the coding sequence ATGAGGAAGGAAATTTTAAAATTGTTGTTTACTGCGGATGATTTCCTTTCGGGGGAACAGATCAGCGGAACCTTGGGGATTTCGCGTGCCGCCGTGTGGAAACATATTAAGGCGCTCAAGGAGGAAGGCGGAAAAATCGAGGCGCATACCAAACGGGGCTACCGTCTTGCGGCGCTTCCCGATTTGCTGAAACCGGAGTATATCGGGTTTTATGCGCGCCGGGCCTCCGATATCGTCTGGCTCCGCGAAGTGGATTCCACCAACGAATACGCAAAACGTATGGCGAGGGAGGGCGCGCCGCACGGAAGGATTTATATTGCGGAGCTCCAGACACGGGGAAAAGGCAGGCTCAACCGGGGATGGGTTTCCTGCCCGGGGGACGCAGTCCAGATGAGCATGCTCCTGCGCCCGGACTTTGAACCGCCCAAAGCGCCGGCAGTCACCTTTGCCGCCGCGCTTGGCGTGACCAGCGCGGTCCGGCGGGTCTGCGGTATCGATGCAAAAATCAAGTGGCCGAACGATGTCGTATACGGCGGGAAAAAGCTGTGCGGGATTTTGACGGAAATGTCTTCGGATATGGACCGTGTGGAATATATCGTATGCGGCATGGGCCTTAACGTCAACCAACAGGAATTTCCGGGAGAGGTCGCTGAAAAAGCGGTCTCCGTTCGCATAGCCACGGGAGAAGAGCAGGACCGGGTAAGGCTTGCCGCCGCTATGGCAGACGATGTACTTGCCTACTGCGAACGGTATATTTCGGGCGGAATCGACACGATTTTTGATGAATATTGTGCAAATAGTGTTATAATAGGAAAAGAAATTAAAGTGTTGAGCGGAAATGAAACCGTTACCGGAGTGTGCAGAGGCTTTTCAAAGCAGGGAGAGCTGCTCCTTGATATTGACGGAGAAACCCAGTCCTTTATGGCGGGCGAGGTTTCCGTTCGCGGCATGGAACAATATATCTGA
- a CDS encoding peptidoglycan-binding domain-containing protein, with translation MKKWISILLLVCLVMTLPVIAAAEEDSAIKQHATGDEVALIQMRLRELGYLNYRPTGKFSDMTVEAVKKFQAQSGISPDGQVGDATYAALFSDDAKRAPINPSVKKVAGPAYSGAVQTKGELLSWEKIDPLIPTGAQFSVQDFNTGKTFQLIRTGGVNCAYVAAASSADYDTYRSIFGGGDTWEHRSVLVSMDGHTYAASLFGMPTGGDDLYGSGMRGHTFLYFNNSKTDVSGLPDEEHIQAVVRAGQ, from the coding sequence ATGAAAAAATGGATTAGTATTTTACTTCTTGTTTGCCTTGTAATGACTCTTCCGGTGATTGCGGCAGCAGAAGAAGATTCGGCAATCAAACAACACGCAACGGGCGACGAGGTAGCGCTGATACAAATGCGGCTGCGCGAGCTTGGGTATCTCAATTACCGTCCCACCGGGAAATTCAGCGACATGACGGTGGAGGCTGTTAAAAAATTCCAGGCGCAAAGCGGCATTTCCCCGGATGGCCAGGTAGGCGACGCCACATATGCGGCCTTGTTTTCGGACGACGCAAAGCGCGCACCGATCAATCCTTCCGTAAAGAAGGTGGCCGGGCCCGCATATTCGGGCGCGGTGCAGACGAAGGGCGAGCTTCTCTCCTGGGAAAAAATCGATCCGTTGATTCCCACAGGGGCGCAGTTTTCCGTTCAGGATTTCAATACCGGCAAAACCTTCCAGCTGATTCGCACGGGTGGGGTCAATTGCGCTTATGTAGCGGCGGCTTCTTCTGCGGATTACGATACTTACCGTTCCATATTCGGCGGCGGCGATACATGGGAGCACCGTTCCGTACTTGTCAGCATGGACGGGCATACCTATGCGGCCTCCCTGTTCGGCATGCCGACCGGCGGCGACGACCTATACGGAAGCGGAATGCGCGGGCATACGTTCCTTTACTTCAACAACAGCAAAACCGATGTTTCCGGGCTGCCGGACGAGGAGCATATCCAAGCTGTTGTCCGCGCGGGCCAATGA
- a CDS encoding P1 family peptidase yields MYSGSITDIQGLLAGHAQDTAGRTGITVVLAPNGAVCGVDVRGSAPGTRETAFMSQGKAVQECYAVLLAGGSAFGLAAADGVMIYCEQQGMGVRTEDAVVPIVPAAVIYDLGYGRSDIRPNAGMGYAACINACIRVPQGSVGVGMGATVGKVLGMKHAQKSGVGTASLQLPGGVTVAALVGVNAFGDVIENGRVLAGAQKNGTHINTAKYMLENKVETEFMKGRNTTIGVVATNAKLTKDEAAKLAQVAHDGLAKAIDPIHTMVDGDTMFSLSYGSRTADMNVLITAAIEATRRAVVNSVLAVEETV; encoded by the coding sequence ATGTACAGCGGAAGTATTACAGACATTCAGGGCCTTCTGGCCGGCCATGCGCAGGATACCGCGGGACGCACGGGGATCACCGTGGTCCTTGCGCCCAATGGGGCGGTATGCGGCGTGGATGTGCGCGGAAGCGCACCGGGCACGCGCGAAACCGCGTTTATGTCTCAGGGAAAGGCTGTACAGGAATGTTATGCTGTACTGCTTGCGGGAGGCAGCGCCTTTGGCCTTGCCGCAGCGGACGGCGTGATGATCTATTGTGAACAGCAGGGCATGGGTGTGCGGACGGAAGACGCGGTTGTGCCGATTGTTCCGGCAGCCGTCATTTACGATCTCGGCTACGGCCGGAGCGATATTCGGCCCAATGCGGGCATGGGTTATGCGGCCTGTATCAACGCATGCATCAGAGTGCCGCAAGGCAGCGTCGGTGTCGGGATGGGAGCGACGGTAGGCAAGGTGCTCGGCATGAAACACGCACAGAAAAGCGGCGTAGGTACCGCCAGCCTGCAGCTTCCGGGCGGAGTGACCGTCGCGGCGCTTGTGGGGGTAAATGCCTTTGGCGATGTTATTGAAAACGGCCGTGTGCTTGCAGGAGCGCAAAAAAACGGGACGCACATCAATACGGCGAAATATATGCTTGAGAATAAGGTGGAAACGGAATTTATGAAAGGACGCAATACCACGATCGGTGTCGTTGCGACGAATGCGAAGCTGACCAAAGACGAGGCGGCCAAGCTTGCTCAGGTTGCGCATGACGGCCTTGCAAAGGCAATCGATCCGATCCATACTATGGTGGATGGGGATACGATGTTTTCGCTTTCCTATGGCAGCAGGACTGCGGATATGAACGTGCTGATTACTGCGGCGATTGAGGCAACGAGGCGCGCGGTTGTGAACAGCGTCCTCGCTGTGGAGGAAACGGTATGA
- the tsaB gene encoding tRNA (adenosine(37)-N6)-threonylcarbamoyltransferase complex dimerization subunit type 1 TsaB — protein sequence MKLLGMDTTGNTLSAAVSEDGRLLSEIYLDTGKKHSQTLMLAVDGALRAAGLKPGDMDAFAVAAGPGSFTGIRIGTAACAAMAHGAGKPVIAVNTLDALVENAGTGNDTVCAVMDARRGEVYTLAKRGGELVVGECAVPLITLLTELLPEGPAAFVGDAAERFQNKILEYRPDSLFLPQQFSLQRASSVCAVAARLYGQGALLRYDELEPHYLRESQAERLKKR from the coding sequence GTGAAGCTGCTTGGAATGGATACAACAGGGAATACGCTCTCTGCCGCAGTCAGCGAGGATGGAAGGCTGCTTTCGGAAATCTATCTGGATACCGGGAAAAAACATTCCCAGACCCTGATGCTGGCGGTGGACGGGGCGCTTCGTGCCGCCGGGCTTAAGCCCGGTGATATGGATGCGTTTGCGGTGGCGGCGGGGCCAGGTTCGTTTACGGGAATCCGCATTGGAACCGCAGCGTGCGCGGCAATGGCGCACGGGGCGGGCAAACCCGTGATCGCGGTAAATACGCTGGATGCGCTCGTTGAGAATGCGGGGACGGGAAACGATACCGTATGTGCGGTTATGGATGCGCGGCGGGGCGAGGTGTATACGCTGGCAAAGCGCGGCGGCGAACTTGTTGTCGGAGAATGCGCGGTGCCGCTCATTACGCTTCTTACGGAATTGCTGCCGGAGGGTCCGGCGGCGTTTGTTGGAGACGCGGCTGAGCGCTTTCAAAATAAGATTCTGGAATACAGGCCGGACAGCCTGTTCCTGCCCCAGCAGTTCAGTCTGCAGCGCGCGTCGTCCGTATGCGCGGTCGCGGCAAGGCTTTACGGGCAGGGGGCCTTGCTTCGGTATGATGAGCTGGAGCCGCATTATTTGCGGGAAAGCCAGGCGGAAAGGTTGAAGAAACGTTGA
- a CDS encoding flavin reductase family protein encodes MPEFEFKEIEPMELEGNPFQMIGKDWMLVTAEKDGKVNAMTASWGGLGVMWGKNVAFVVIRPTRYTKEFIDATDTFSLAFLDNSYRKTLNYFGTVSGRDEDKIETSGLTVLHEGGAPYFAEAGTVLMCRKLYAQKYDPDCFIDKEPDKKWYPEKDYHTMYIAEITKALKK; translated from the coding sequence ATGCCGGAATTTGAATTTAAAGAAATAGAGCCGATGGAACTTGAAGGGAATCCGTTCCAGATGATCGGAAAGGATTGGATGCTCGTCACAGCAGAAAAAGACGGAAAAGTAAACGCGATGACGGCTTCGTGGGGCGGGCTGGGCGTAATGTGGGGCAAGAACGTGGCGTTTGTTGTCATTCGTCCTACAAGGTATACGAAGGAATTCATCGATGCAACGGATACGTTTTCCCTTGCTTTTTTGGATAACAGCTACCGCAAGACCCTGAATTATTTTGGAACGGTTTCAGGGCGGGATGAGGATAAGATCGAAACATCAGGCCTGACTGTGCTGCATGAAGGCGGAGCACCGTACTTTGCAGAGGCCGGAACCGTTCTTATGTGCCGGAAACTGTATGCGCAAAAATACGATCCGGACTGTTTTATCGATAAAGAACCGGATAAGAAATGGTATCCGGAAAAAGATTACCACACAATGTATATCGCAGAGATTACAAAGGCGCTCAAAAAATGA
- a CDS encoding RecX family transcriptional regulator has protein sequence MGKITDLQKGKRNKDRINVYMDGEFAFAAYIDTALANHLKIGADISVEERERILREDGEKYALACAMKFLSYRMRTEKELRDKLREKEVPGDCIENAVERLKEIGYLNDREFADLYAQELLQKYGRRIAVQKLMQKGVPRRIAEEAAEDIGQEESVVDGYVARLKQKYRNEDPGKAKQKMIRALMAKGFEYEEVKHALQRYEEQ, from the coding sequence ATGGGAAAAATTACGGACCTGCAAAAGGGCAAGCGCAACAAAGACCGTATAAACGTCTATATGGACGGAGAGTTTGCGTTTGCCGCCTATATTGATACGGCCCTTGCCAATCATCTTAAAATAGGTGCGGATATCTCTGTGGAGGAACGTGAGCGCATCCTGCGCGAAGACGGCGAAAAATATGCGCTGGCCTGTGCGATGAAATTTCTTTCCTATCGGATGAGGACGGAAAAAGAACTGCGCGATAAGCTGCGCGAAAAAGAGGTGCCCGGGGATTGCATCGAAAACGCGGTAGAACGACTCAAGGAAATCGGATACCTCAACGACCGTGAATTTGCGGATTTGTACGCACAGGAGCTTCTGCAAAAATACGGCCGGCGTATTGCGGTACAAAAACTTATGCAAAAAGGCGTTCCGCGCAGGATCGCTGAGGAAGCTGCGGAGGACATCGGCCAAGAGGAGTCGGTGGTTGACGGATACGTTGCCCGGCTGAAACAGAAATACCGTAATGAAGATCCGGGAAAAGCAAAACAGAAGATGATACGTGCGCTGATGGCCAAAGGATTTGAATATGAAGAGGTCAAACATGCGCTTCAAAGGTATGAGGAGCAATAA
- the rimI gene encoding ribosomal protein S18-alanine N-acetyltransferase — protein MVIRRAERGDLEDIHYCENSSFDLPWSYAMLYDDIIENENTVYLVVEKNGRIIGYGGMWIIFDEAHITNVCILPAYRGRGYAYALMQELNRAAKEHGADAMSLEVRVSNRAALKLYKKCGFSIHGIRKRYYSNNGEDAYVMWTERGPGLEAL, from the coding sequence GTGGTAATCAGGCGTGCGGAACGCGGAGACCTGGAAGACATCCATTATTGCGAGAACAGCAGTTTTGATCTCCCGTGGTCATATGCAATGCTTTATGACGACATTATCGAAAATGAGAATACAGTGTATCTGGTTGTGGAAAAAAACGGCCGTATCATTGGCTACGGCGGTATGTGGATCATTTTTGACGAGGCCCACATCACCAATGTATGCATTCTGCCCGCATACCGGGGCAGGGGCTATGCATATGCGCTTATGCAGGAACTGAACAGGGCCGCCAAGGAACACGGGGCGGACGCTATGTCGCTTGAGGTGCGGGTGTCCAACAGGGCTGCGCTCAAGCTGTACAAAAAATGCGGTTTTTCGATTCATGGAATTCGGAAACGCTATTATTCCAATAACGGGGAAGACGCGTATGTGATGTGGACGGAACGCGGACCGGGTTTGGAAGCACTGTAA
- a CDS encoding ECF transporter S component, translated as MNTLSKSRFTTRNITSIAVMAALSVILVAMIHIPMFLPFLEYDPADIPIFITTFAFGPLVGFILTVIVAVLQGITVSASAGIIGIMMHIFATGIFVIVAGNIYKRNKTRKNAAVALVVGVAVWTVAMVIWNIIVTPLYMGVPREEVIALVVPAILPFNLIKAGINSVLTFALYKTVGRLFGLKEVKSVKECPVEK; from the coding sequence ATGAACACTCTTTCAAAGTCGCGGTTTACAACGCGCAACATCACTTCTATCGCCGTCATGGCGGCCTTGTCCGTCATACTGGTGGCAATGATCCACATTCCAATGTTCCTGCCGTTTCTGGAATATGATCCGGCCGATATTCCGATCTTTATTACGACGTTCGCATTTGGACCGTTGGTCGGTTTTATCCTTACGGTCATTGTGGCGGTACTCCAGGGCATAACGGTGAGCGCATCCGCCGGGATCATCGGCATTATGATGCACATTTTTGCGACCGGCATCTTTGTCATTGTGGCAGGAAATATCTATAAGCGGAACAAAACGCGTAAGAATGCGGCGGTTGCTCTTGTGGTCGGGGTTGCCGTATGGACGGTGGCTATGGTAATATGGAATATTATTGTGACGCCGCTCTATATGGGTGTCCCGCGCGAGGAGGTTATCGCGCTCGTCGTCCCGGCGATTCTGCCTTTTAACCTGATTAAGGCAGGAATAAATTCGGTACTGACCTTTGCGCTGTATAAAACAGTCGGCCGCCTGTTCGGGCTTAAAGAGGTCAAAAGCGTAAAGGAATGCCCCGTGGAAAAATGA
- a CDS encoding alanine/glycine:cation symporter family protein, translating to MSRFSGILSNVNDFVWGPVMLVLLVGTGVFLMVRLKFRPLRNLGYALRQVFSKHSIKKEHNADAGDISPFQSLMTALAATIGTGNIVGVATAMTLGGPGALFWMWISALFGLATKYGESVLAVYYRQQDQKGEMSGGPMFSIKNGFKVKWLGAILAGAFAVFAVIASFGIGNLTQINSIADAVLGTFNIPTWITGLVIAVLVGIVLLGGIQSIGKVSSKIVPVMAVFYAAGCIIVIVLKLDSLPVGVGQIMDSAFSPASVLGGVTGFTFASALRFGVARGVFSNEAGLGSAPIAAAAAKTDHPCRQGYINMTGTFFDTIIVCTLTGLAIAGSGVLGSLDASGEFVTGASLTIAAFGSVMGPAGSYIVTIGLILFAFSTILGWSYYGEKSLEYLTHSIRARYIYRAVFAGIVFVGAITSLKTVWNFSDTANGLMAIPNLICLLVLSKVIVQQTNDFDEKFLKREKMMRRQAKHS from the coding sequence ATGTCCCGGTTTTCCGGGATTCTTAGTAACGTAAATGATTTTGTATGGGGACCGGTCATGCTCGTCCTGCTTGTCGGCACGGGTGTATTTTTGATGGTCCGCCTGAAATTCCGTCCGCTGCGTAATTTAGGCTATGCGCTGCGGCAGGTTTTTTCCAAACACAGCATCAAGAAGGAGCACAATGCTGACGCGGGGGATATCTCTCCGTTCCAGTCGCTCATGACCGCGCTTGCCGCAACCATTGGTACGGGAAATATCGTCGGGGTTGCCACAGCAATGACGCTGGGCGGTCCGGGCGCGCTTTTCTGGATGTGGATCTCTGCGCTGTTCGGACTCGCCACAAAATATGGCGAATCCGTCCTCGCGGTCTATTACAGGCAGCAGGACCAAAAGGGTGAAATGTCCGGCGGACCTATGTTCTCCATTAAAAACGGCTTTAAGGTGAAGTGGCTTGGAGCAATACTCGCCGGTGCGTTTGCTGTTTTCGCGGTGATCGCATCGTTCGGTATCGGCAATTTAACACAAATCAATTCTATTGCGGATGCTGTCCTGGGTACGTTCAACATTCCTACATGGATCACAGGCCTTGTGATTGCGGTGCTTGTGGGGATCGTTCTTCTGGGGGGAATCCAGTCGATCGGCAAAGTTTCGTCCAAAATCGTCCCGGTGATGGCTGTTTTTTACGCGGCCGGCTGCATCATCGTTATCGTCCTGAAGCTCGATTCCCTTCCGGTAGGCGTGGGGCAGATTATGGACAGCGCTTTCTCGCCTGCATCCGTTCTCGGCGGGGTTACCGGCTTCACCTTTGCCAGCGCCCTTCGCTTCGGCGTTGCACGCGGGGTCTTCTCCAACGAGGCGGGCCTTGGCAGCGCGCCGATCGCCGCGGCCGCGGCCAAGACCGATCATCCTTGCCGGCAGGGCTATATCAATATGACGGGGACGTTTTTCGATACGATCATCGTATGCACGCTCACCGGGCTTGCCATTGCGGGGTCGGGGGTTTTGGGAAGCCTTGATGCAAGCGGCGAGTTTGTAACCGGCGCATCCCTTACCATCGCCGCTTTTGGCAGCGTAATGGGGCCGGCTGGAAGTTATATCGTGACAATCGGCCTTATTTTGTTTGCATTCTCCACGATCCTCGGCTGGAGCTATTACGGTGAAAAGAGCCTCGAGTACCTCACCCACTCTATCAGGGCACGCTATATTTATCGCGCGGTCTTCGCCGGAATTGTTTTTGTGGGAGCGATCACATCGCTCAAGACCGTGTGGAATTTTTCAGATACGGCAAACGGGCTGATGGCGATTCCCAACCTGATCTGCCTGTTGGTGCTGAGCAAAGTGATCGTACAGCAGACAAACGATTTCGATGAAAAGTTCCTCAAGCGTGAAAAAATGATGCGCAGGCAGGCAAAGCATTCCTGA
- a CDS encoding bifunctional ADP-dependent NAD(P)H-hydrate dehydratase/NAD(P)H-hydrate epimerase codes for MRTVLTPKQMGAVDRYMIDRMKIPGLLLMENAARGVYEAVREETQPCTVQVFCGTGNNGGDGFAAARILLANGYDAKVVLMGSPSSLQGDAAENFEFFKENREYYTVVTNKEEFEELPEAEVYVDAIFGTGLSRPVDGIYRDAVEFLNDRDALVVSVDIPSGISAETGAVLGTAVCADITVTFQYPKIGHFLYPGRERAGELQVVRIGVDDGCDIPLQSTVCAYESDDPDMCLGARPLDSNKGSYGKLLLIAGSYGMAGAAVLSARAASRAGAGLVTAASCGDVIGVLQQNVPEATCFEVAGENGILVKDAVASLEKLARGKTAVAIGPGLGVNEDITAIVGSMITGCGLPKVVDADGINALAGHLDLLEDKRGEVILTPHPKEFSRLSGMPVEEILENPVRAATDFAAEYGVTLVLKGSTTIVADQFGNASLLCVGTPGMAKGGSGDVLTGVIGGLLAQGKDVYEAALTGVYIAGMAGELAAQQEGEYSMTPMDTVNHIGQAMDAMVVDYVAADTAHGSGGEADVPRRLPRKTAEVVAEEIGAPVFSAQRQEPVAEPEIPEEEEHIREELWLVQEEGTKGTAELSATAEEEAVEEPVQTAMPAREERRPLEPSMDFLEKYADEPEPMTRSQRRLLGKTQEKEKNSLFRRKEKQEEAPIEPEITPQDVMDEVKDELPPEPKAGPTRRKIG; via the coding sequence ATGAGAACAGTGCTAACGCCGAAACAAATGGGGGCGGTAGACCGCTATATGATAGACCGGATGAAAATACCGGGGCTTCTGCTCATGGAAAACGCCGCGCGCGGTGTATATGAAGCAGTACGCGAAGAAACGCAGCCGTGTACCGTGCAGGTTTTTTGCGGCACCGGGAACAACGGGGGAGATGGCTTTGCAGCCGCGCGTATCCTGCTGGCGAACGGTTACGACGCGAAGGTTGTGCTGATGGGCAGCCCGTCCTCGCTGCAGGGAGACGCAGCGGAGAATTTTGAGTTTTTTAAGGAAAACCGTGAATATTATACGGTTGTTACTAATAAAGAGGAATTTGAGGAACTCCCGGAAGCGGAGGTTTATGTGGACGCAATTTTCGGAACGGGGCTTTCGCGCCCTGTGGACGGAATCTACCGCGATGCGGTGGAGTTTTTGAATGACAGGGATGCGCTTGTGGTAAGTGTGGATATCCCATCCGGCATCAGCGCGGAGACGGGAGCCGTCCTGGGAACGGCGGTGTGCGCGGATATCACGGTCACCTTCCAGTATCCGAAAATTGGTCATTTTCTGTATCCGGGCCGGGAGCGCGCGGGAGAACTTCAGGTCGTCAGGATCGGCGTTGACGACGGTTGCGATATTCCGCTGCAATCCACGGTTTGTGCATACGAAAGCGATGATCCGGATATGTGTCTTGGAGCGCGTCCGCTTGATTCCAATAAGGGAAGCTATGGAAAGTTGCTTCTAATAGCGGGCAGCTATGGCATGGCGGGCGCTGCGGTGCTAAGCGCACGCGCTGCGTCGCGCGCGGGCGCGGGGCTGGTGACGGCGGCATCCTGCGGCGATGTGATCGGCGTATTGCAGCAAAACGTCCCGGAAGCGACCTGCTTTGAGGTTGCGGGTGAAAATGGGATTCTGGTAAAGGATGCGGTTGCGTCGCTGGAAAAACTTGCGCGGGGTAAAACGGCAGTCGCGATCGGGCCGGGCCTGGGCGTGAATGAAGATATAACGGCGATCGTAGGAAGCATGATTACGGGATGCGGGCTTCCCAAGGTGGTAGACGCGGATGGAATCAATGCGCTTGCGGGGCACTTGGATTTGTTGGAAGATAAGCGGGGAGAGGTGATTCTCACTCCGCATCCCAAGGAGTTTTCACGGCTTTCAGGAATGCCGGTGGAAGAGATTCTCGAAAACCCGGTAAGGGCCGCGACCGATTTTGCAGCCGAATACGGTGTAACGCTTGTTCTGAAGGGGAGTACGACGATCGTTGCAGATCAGTTTGGCAATGCGTCGCTTTTGTGCGTGGGGACACCGGGCATGGCCAAAGGAGGCAGCGGCGATGTGCTCACCGGCGTGATCGGCGGACTGCTTGCACAGGGGAAGGACGTTTATGAGGCCGCGCTTACCGGCGTTTATATTGCCGGAATGGCAGGGGAACTTGCGGCGCAGCAGGAGGGCGAATATTCCATGACGCCTATGGATACCGTCAACCATATTGGCCAGGCAATGGATGCGATGGTCGTAGACTATGTTGCCGCGGATACGGCGCATGGAAGCGGTGGGGAAGCGGACGTCCCGCGCAGGCTCCCAAGGAAAACGGCCGAAGTGGTCGCGGAAGAGATCGGAGCTCCCGTATTCAGTGCCCAGCGGCAGGAACCGGTTGCTGAACCGGAAATACCCGAAGAGGAAGAACACATCCGGGAAGAATTATGGCTGGTGCAGGAAGAAGGAACGAAAGGCACGGCGGAGCTTTCAGCCACTGCGGAAGAAGAAGCGGTGGAAGAGCCGGTACAGACGGCTATGCCTGCGCGGGAGGAGCGCAGGCCGCTTGAGCCTTCCATGGATTTCCTTGAAAAATATGCGGACGAGCCGGAACCGATGACGCGCTCGCAGCGCAGGCTCCTTGGAAAAACGCAGGAGAAAGAGAAAAATTCTTTATTCCGGCGTAAAGAAAAACAGGAAGAAGCGCCTATAGAGCCGGAGATTACCCCGCAGGATGTTATGGATGAAGTGAAGGACGAGTTGCCGCCGGAACCAAAGGCTGGACCCACACGGCGGAAGATTGGCTGA
- the tsaE gene encoding tRNA (adenosine(37)-N6)-threonylcarbamoyltransferase complex ATPase subunit type 1 TsaE → MQEFLSNNESKTKEFAKKLASRLVQGSFLAVYGDLGVGKTAFVQGLAEGLGVRESIVSPTYTILRVYESGRLPLYHFDVYRIADEDELYETGFDEYAASDGLCVCEWADLIPDALPVPRYDVRIERTGENTRKITLQEVLK, encoded by the coding sequence ATGCAGGAATTTTTAAGTAATAATGAATCCAAAACAAAAGAGTTCGCAAAAAAGCTGGCTTCCCGTCTGGTTCAAGGCAGCTTTCTTGCCGTTTATGGGGATCTCGGCGTGGGAAAGACGGCTTTTGTGCAGGGGCTTGCGGAGGGGCTTGGCGTCAGGGAAAGCATCGTAAGTCCAACCTATACCATTCTCCGCGTTTATGAGAGCGGGAGGCTTCCGCTTTATCATTTTGACGTATACCGTATTGCGGATGAAGACGAACTCTATGAAACGGGATTTGACGAATATGCTGCCTCGGACGGCCTGTGCGTGTGCGAATGGGCAGACCTTATCCCGGATGCGCTGCCGGTACCGCGTTATGACGTAAGGATCGAGCGTACGGGCGAAAACACCCGCAAAATAACCCTGCAAGAGGTATTAAAGTGA